In Calditrichota bacterium, the following are encoded in one genomic region:
- the lpdA gene encoding dihydrolipoyl dehydrogenase yields MSTGNSYEAVVVGSGPGGYVAAIRSAQLGLKTAVIERDKVGGICLNWGCIPTKALLESARLLDEMRHASEFGLICDNPRIDWPGVIKKSRDAATKMSKGVEYLLKKNKIDVHKGTASFADPHHLKVSGNGGTTTLEAKHVILATGARPRPLPGYEFDGQTTIGYHEAMVLPELPKRILVIGAGAIGVEFAWFYSVMGAEVMIVELMDQILPIEDAEVAAVVERSFVKRGIAVRTSSKAKGVKKGKSGRTYTIETPKGSEEFRADACLVAVGVMANTEQLSIDKTGLELHKGFFKVDAFMRTNVPGIYAIGDCAGAPLLAHAASHEGICAAETIAGHPNPGISHDNVPGCTYCHPQVGSVGLTEKKAREAGHNVSVGKYLFRANGRAVAGGETDGFVKFVVDKKYGEVLGVHIVGPGAPELIGEVVLGRQFELTAESFARTIHAHPTLSEAVMEAAGDALGVAIHI; encoded by the coding sequence TTGTCCACTGGAAACTCCTACGAAGCAGTCGTCGTCGGCAGCGGCCCGGGCGGGTATGTCGCAGCGATCCGGTCGGCGCAATTAGGCCTTAAGACCGCGGTCATCGAACGAGACAAAGTGGGAGGCATCTGCCTCAACTGGGGCTGTATTCCGACCAAGGCGCTGCTCGAGTCGGCTCGCCTGCTCGACGAGATGCGCCACGCCTCCGAGTTTGGCCTGATCTGCGACAACCCACGGATAGATTGGCCGGGGGTGATCAAGAAGTCGCGCGACGCAGCTACGAAGATGTCGAAGGGCGTCGAGTATCTCCTCAAGAAGAACAAGATCGACGTTCACAAGGGCACGGCGTCATTTGCGGATCCGCATCATCTGAAGGTGTCCGGCAATGGCGGAACGACGACGCTTGAAGCGAAGCACGTCATATTGGCGACGGGGGCGCGGCCACGGCCACTGCCGGGATACGAGTTCGATGGCCAGACGACCATTGGCTATCACGAGGCGATGGTGCTGCCGGAACTGCCAAAGCGGATCCTGGTGATCGGGGCGGGTGCCATTGGGGTCGAATTCGCCTGGTTCTATTCGGTGATGGGTGCCGAGGTTATGATTGTGGAGTTGATGGATCAGATACTCCCCATCGAGGACGCTGAGGTGGCGGCGGTCGTTGAGCGATCATTCGTCAAGCGGGGCATCGCGGTGCGGACGTCGAGCAAGGCTAAGGGCGTAAAGAAGGGGAAGTCGGGCCGGACCTACACCATTGAGACGCCGAAAGGGAGCGAAGAGTTCAGAGCCGATGCATGCCTCGTCGCGGTAGGGGTGATGGCGAACACCGAACAATTGAGCATCGACAAAACCGGGCTCGAACTGCACAAGGGGTTCTTCAAAGTCGATGCCTTTATGCGGACTAATGTGCCGGGCATCTATGCCATCGGCGACTGCGCCGGAGCACCGCTCTTGGCTCATGCTGCTTCACACGAAGGCATCTGCGCCGCCGAGACCATTGCCGGGCATCCCAACCCCGGCATCAGTCACGATAATGTTCCGGGTTGCACCTACTGCCACCCCCAAGTCGGGTCGGTGGGGCTGACCGAAAAGAAGGCGCGCGAAGCGGGGCACAATGTGTCGGTCGGGAAGTATCTCTTCCGGGCAAACGGGCGGGCGGTTGCCGGTGGAGAGACTGACGGGTTCGTCAAATTCGTGGTCGATAAGAAGTATGGCGAGGTGTTAGGGGTGCACATCGTCGGCCCCGGCGCGCCGGAACTGATCGGTGAAGTGGTGTTGGGGCGGCAGTTCGAACTGACCGCCGAGTCCTTCGCAAGGACGATCCATGCCCACCCGACGCTAAGTGAGGCAGTGATGGAAGCGGCGGGGGACGCGCTGGGGGTAGCGATACATATTTAG
- the lipB gene encoding lipoyl(octanoyl) transferase LipB, whose translation MTFVFQKEPSDYRRVWGLQLKAHAEVLGGEPDTVIFTEHKPVVTIGKAGGEDHLLVSPERLRELGIDLVHTDRGGDVTYHGPGQLVIYPIFDLRRHYLDVHRFLRDLEEVAIRVLREYGIEGFRVPGRTGVWTAKGKIAAIGVHVKKWVTYHGMAFNVTDEVLRGFQQIVPCGIADGGVCSLEGWGVKEIISIIATKFATNIELHFDHNQD comes from the coding sequence GTGACCTTCGTGTTTCAAAAAGAGCCATCCGACTACCGCCGCGTATGGGGCTTGCAACTGAAGGCTCATGCCGAAGTCCTTGGCGGGGAGCCGGATACGGTGATCTTCACTGAGCATAAGCCGGTCGTTACCATCGGCAAAGCAGGCGGGGAAGACCATTTGCTGGTCAGCCCCGAGCGGCTGCGAGAGTTAGGCATCGACCTGGTGCACACTGACCGCGGCGGGGACGTCACCTATCACGGACCCGGGCAGTTGGTGATCTACCCGATCTTCGACCTGCGGCGGCACTACCTCGATGTCCACCGATTCCTGCGCGACCTGGAGGAAGTTGCCATCCGGGTCCTGAGGGAATACGGCATCGAAGGCTTCCGGGTGCCGGGCAGAACCGGCGTCTGGACCGCGAAGGGCAAGATCGCCGCCATCGGCGTCCACGTGAAGAAGTGGGTGACGTATCACGGGATGGCGTTCAACGTTACTGATGAAGTGCTACGAGGCTTTCAGCAGATCGTTCCCTGCGGGATTGCGGACGGGGGAGTATGCAGTTTGGAGGGATGGGGGGTGAAGGAAATCATATCCATAATAGCAACAAAATTTGCAACAAACATCGAATTGCATTTTGACCACAATCAAGACTGA
- a CDS encoding alpha-ketoacid dehydrogenase subunit beta: protein MAVMTYIEGISAGLREEMRRDPRVYIMGEDVGIYGGAFKVTKGFLDEFGPDRVYDTPLAESAIMGVGIGCALTGLRPVIEFQFADFITSAFNQVVNNLGTMYYRSNMPCPVTIRCPSGANVHGGPFHSQNPETWFVHTPGLKVVAPSTPYDAKGLIVAAIQDDDPVLYFEHKFLYRRIKEDVPEESFIVPIGKADLKREGSDLSVVCYGAAVHLALEAADKLQQEGISVEVLDMRSLYPYDKEAIARTVKKTGRVLIAHEDFLTAGCGAEFAAFIGQECFEMLDAPVIRAASMDVPFPFSSVLEEHMVLTTAKVESALRKLAQF from the coding sequence ATGGCCGTCATGACCTACATCGAAGGAATCAGCGCGGGCTTGCGCGAGGAAATGCGCCGCGATCCGCGAGTCTATATTATGGGCGAGGATGTCGGAATTTACGGCGGAGCGTTTAAGGTAACCAAGGGCTTCCTGGACGAATTCGGACCTGACCGGGTCTATGACACCCCGCTCGCCGAGTCAGCCATTATGGGCGTCGGCATCGGCTGCGCGTTGACCGGACTTCGGCCGGTGATCGAGTTCCAGTTTGCCGACTTTATCACCTCGGCCTTCAATCAGGTGGTGAACAACCTCGGCACGATGTACTACCGGTCGAACATGCCCTGCCCTGTAACGATCCGCTGCCCATCGGGCGCGAACGTCCATGGCGGGCCGTTTCACTCGCAAAACCCGGAGACCTGGTTCGTGCATACGCCGGGTCTCAAGGTTGTCGCGCCTTCGACGCCTTACGACGCCAAGGGGCTGATCGTCGCCGCCATACAAGACGACGACCCGGTGCTCTATTTCGAACACAAGTTCCTCTATCGGCGCATCAAGGAAGACGTCCCCGAGGAGTCGTTCATTGTGCCGATCGGGAAAGCCGATCTGAAGCGCGAGGGCAGCGATCTCTCGGTCGTATGCTACGGCGCTGCGGTGCATCTGGCGCTCGAAGCGGCCGATAAACTCCAGCAGGAGGGCATTTCGGTCGAAGTGCTCGATATGCGGAGCCTCTATCCTTACGACAAGGAAGCCATTGCCAGGACAGTGAAAAAGACCGGTCGGGTCCTGATCGCACACGAGGACTTTCTGACGGCGGGATGCGGCGCGGAGTTTGCAGCGTTCATCGGGCAGGAGTGCTTCGAGATGCTCGATGCGCCGGTGATACGGGCGGCGTCGATGGATGTGCCGTTCCCTTTTTCGTCGGTGCTGGAAGAGCACATGGTGCTGACAACCGCCAAGGTCGAATCCGCACTCCGCAAATTGGCGCAATTCTAA
- a CDS encoding class I SAM-dependent methyltransferase: MEAKEGSMHSGPGPEFGQGGDFNTGISQIRLYSDLAWLWPIMSPPEDYEEEAANIHRLIQAHAGRKVETLLELGCGGGHNASHLKRHYRVTGVDLSPGMLENSRRLNPEIEHLEGDMRTVRLERRFDAVLIHDAINYMTTEAELTAAFKTAWEHLEPGGVFVTQIEQLPGGLINYGDNGKQHRHDNTRLVFYEDNYDPDPTDTTYECTLVYLIRDGEDYRIESDLHILGIFPLTTWMSLLQEIGFKVYRTEYSGMPMVPKMPILACVRPLA, encoded by the coding sequence ATGGAAGCGAAGGAGGGGAGCATGCACTCAGGACCAGGCCCGGAATTTGGCCAAGGAGGAGATTTCAATACAGGTATCAGCCAGATTCGTCTTTATTCCGATCTCGCCTGGCTTTGGCCCATTATGAGCCCCCCGGAAGACTATGAAGAGGAGGCTGCAAATATCCACCGCCTTATTCAAGCGCACGCTGGTCGTAAGGTCGAGACGCTTCTGGAACTAGGTTGCGGTGGGGGACATAACGCCAGTCATTTGAAGAGGCATTATCGTGTAACCGGAGTCGATCTGAGTCCGGGAATGTTAGAAAACTCCCGTCGGCTTAATCCAGAGATAGAGCATCTGGAAGGCGACATGCGAACCGTTCGATTGGAACGACGTTTTGACGCTGTTCTTATTCATGACGCAATCAACTACATGACTACCGAAGCCGAATTGACAGCGGCCTTCAAGACAGCTTGGGAGCACCTTGAACCAGGCGGCGTCTTCGTAACGCAGATTGAGCAACTTCCCGGTGGGCTGATAAATTATGGTGATAACGGTAAGCAACATAGACACGACAATACTCGCTTGGTGTTCTATGAAGATAACTACGATCCAGATCCAACTGATACAACTTATGAATGCACTTTGGTCTATCTAATCCGCGATGGTGAGGATTATCGAATCGAGTCTGACCTTCATATACTTGGTATCTTCCCGCTGACAACCTGGATGAGCCTTTTGCAGGAGATTGGCTTTAAGGTCTATCGAACAGAATACTCTGGGATGCCTATGGTGCCCAAGATGCCCATACTGGCTTGCGTTAGACCTCTTGCATGA
- a CDS encoding thiamine pyrophosphate-dependent dehydrogenase E1 component subunit alpha — MATATKTKPAPAAASRIKPESNGGTDWRAEVLEQEKKRVPSLVLQQQHLEKMDSLLPELDIPVREYGDLKRDGYVELYRLLFLIREVEARLTRLYRQGKIVGGVYLSKGTEAIAIGSGFSLKRGTDWLFPMHRDLGAHLAFGQRPFKLYAQYMGRAEGPTKGRDGNTHMSDRHLQIIGMISHLGSMIPVAVGAAIGSRLQGKNAVALTYIGDGGASIGDFHEGLNYAAVANAPFVLIVENNQYAYSTPIIAQYGAARIIDRAPGYGIPGEIVDGNNVFAVYETCKAAVDRARNGGGPTLIEAVTMRMRGHSEHDDHFYVPKELLAKWAERDPLPRAQRFLEETGYLKEKARLELEAKTVEYIEAEIALAEQSPVPSTDDLEESAFYSTHKKWRTD, encoded by the coding sequence ATGGCAACTGCCACCAAAACCAAACCCGCACCCGCGGCGGCCAGCAGGATCAAGCCCGAGAGCAACGGCGGAACCGACTGGCGCGCAGAGGTGCTCGAACAGGAAAAAAAGCGCGTCCCGTCGCTGGTCCTGCAGCAGCAGCATCTCGAGAAGATGGACTCGTTGCTGCCGGAACTCGACATCCCGGTGCGCGAATACGGCGACCTGAAGAGAGACGGATACGTCGAACTCTATCGCCTGCTCTTTCTGATCCGCGAGGTAGAGGCACGCCTGACGCGCCTCTACCGTCAGGGTAAGATCGTCGGCGGCGTCTATCTTTCTAAAGGCACCGAAGCGATCGCCATCGGCTCTGGCTTCAGTTTGAAGCGCGGAACCGACTGGCTCTTCCCGATGCACCGCGACCTCGGAGCGCATCTGGCGTTCGGCCAACGCCCCTTCAAACTCTACGCCCAATACATGGGCCGCGCCGAAGGCCCCACCAAGGGCCGGGACGGCAACACCCATATGTCGGACCGGCATCTGCAGATCATCGGCATGATCAGCCACCTCGGGTCGATGATCCCGGTCGCCGTCGGTGCCGCTATCGGCTCACGGCTGCAAGGCAAGAATGCTGTCGCACTCACTTACATCGGAGACGGCGGGGCCTCCATCGGCGATTTCCACGAAGGCCTCAACTACGCCGCAGTCGCCAATGCGCCGTTTGTTCTGATCGTTGAGAACAACCAATATGCCTACTCGACGCCGATTATCGCGCAATACGGTGCGGCGCGTATCATCGATCGCGCTCCGGGCTACGGTATTCCCGGCGAGATAGTCGATGGGAATAACGTCTTTGCGGTCTATGAGACCTGCAAAGCGGCCGTCGATCGCGCTCGCAACGGCGGCGGGCCGACCCTGATCGAAGCCGTTACGATGCGGATGCGCGGACACTCCGAGCATGACGACCACTTCTACGTCCCGAAGGAACTGCTCGCGAAATGGGCCGAGCGCGACCCGTTACCCCGGGCCCAGAGGTTCCTTGAAGAGACCGGCTACTTGAAGGAAAAGGCCCGACTCGAACTGGAGGCGAAGACAGTCGAATACATCGAAGCCGAGATCGCACTCGCCGAGCAATCTCCCGTCCCTTCGACCGATGACCTTGAGGAATCGGCGTTCTACAGCACTCACAAGAAATGGAGGACGGACTAA